The following coding sequences lie in one Pseudoalteromonas sp. Scap06 genomic window:
- the ilvC gene encoding ketol-acid reductoisomerase, producing MANYFNSLPLREQLAQLAQCEFMGADEFNDGVAALKGKKLVIVGCGAQGLNQGLNLRDSGLNVAYTLRESAIAERRQSFLNASENGFKVGTYEELIPTADVVLNLTPDKQHTAVVNAIMPLMKHGSTLAYSHGFNIVEEGMQVREDITVIMVAPKCPGSEVREEYKRGFGVPTLIAVHPENDPQGHGLAQAKAYAAGTGGHRAGVLKSSFIAEVKSDLMGEQTILCGMLQTGSILCFNKMIDKGVDAGYASKLIQYGWEVITEALKYGGVTNMLDRLSNPAKVKAFELSEQLKVIMRPLYNKHQDDIIDGTFSRVMMEDWANDDANLLKWRAETAETHFEKTPASDVEITEQEFFDNGILMVAMVKAGVELAFETMTAAGIIEESAYYESLHETPLIANTIARKKLFEMNRTISDTAEYGCYLYNHACLPLLQEFMQDIDTDVIGRGLNEQSNQVDNQTLIQINTALREHPVEKVGAKLRGYMSAMKKIV from the coding sequence ATGGCAAATTATTTTAATAGCTTACCTTTACGTGAACAATTAGCGCAACTGGCACAATGTGAGTTTATGGGGGCAGACGAATTTAACGATGGTGTTGCTGCACTCAAAGGTAAAAAGTTAGTGATTGTAGGCTGTGGCGCACAGGGCTTAAATCAAGGCTTAAATTTACGTGATTCGGGTTTAAATGTAGCCTATACACTGCGTGAATCAGCGATTGCTGAGCGTCGTCAGTCATTCTTAAATGCATCGGAAAATGGTTTTAAAGTGGGAACATATGAAGAATTAATCCCAACAGCCGATGTAGTACTTAACTTAACACCTGATAAGCAACACACTGCGGTTGTTAATGCCATTATGCCATTAATGAAACACGGCTCAACGCTTGCTTACTCACATGGCTTTAATATTGTTGAAGAAGGCATGCAAGTTCGTGAAGACATTACCGTTATTATGGTTGCTCCAAAATGTCCGGGGTCAGAAGTACGTGAAGAGTATAAACGCGGCTTTGGTGTACCGACACTCATTGCGGTTCATCCAGAGAACGATCCTCAGGGTCATGGCTTGGCACAAGCAAAAGCCTATGCCGCAGGTACAGGTGGTCATCGTGCGGGAGTACTTAAATCATCGTTTATTGCTGAGGTTAAGTCTGACTTAATGGGTGAGCAAACCATTCTGTGCGGCATGCTACAAACTGGCTCTATTCTATGTTTTAATAAAATGATTGATAAAGGCGTTGATGCTGGTTATGCCTCAAAGCTAATTCAATATGGCTGGGAAGTGATCACAGAAGCACTTAAGTATGGCGGCGTTACCAATATGCTTGACCGTCTGTCAAACCCTGCCAAAGTAAAAGCGTTTGAATTAAGTGAGCAGCTAAAAGTAATCATGCGTCCACTGTATAACAAACATCAAGATGACATTATCGATGGCACATTTTCACGAGTAATGATGGAAGACTGGGCAAATGATGACGCTAACTTATTAAAGTGGCGTGCTGAAACTGCAGAAACTCATTTTGAAAAAACCCCAGCGAGTGATGTAGAAATTACTGAGCAAGAATTTTTTGATAACGGCATTTTAATGGTAGCCATGGTTAAAGCTGGCGTAGAGCTGGCATTTGAAACCATGACTGCAGCCGGTATTATTGAAGAATCTGCCTATTATGAGTCATTGCATGAAACGCCGTTAATTGCTAACACCATTGCACGTAAAAAGCTGTTTGAAATGAATCGTACTATTTCCGATACGGCAGAGTATGGCTGTTACTTATACAACCATGCATGTTTGCCACTACTACAAGAGTTTATGCAAGATATTGATACCGATGTTATTGGCAGAGGCTTAAATGAGCAAAGTAACCAAGTAGATAATCAAACATTGATTCAAATAAATACCGCACTGCGTGAACACCCTGTTGAAAAAGTGGGTGCTAAATTACGCGGTTATATGTCGGCAATGAAAAAAATAGTGTAA
- a CDS encoding methyl-accepting chemotaxis protein: protein MTIQNLSITQKITALGSIIAICVAVLIGLTSLHNSKNIIEQRMIESELPSKLQTISNHIGGEINELLGAAQQLSANTFILDWANSGNTNDALLLKELNRLVEQYDLATASWANKNTAQYWNQDGFLRVLKNDAADGWFFAFTQSKQPYSISIYQESANDVKMFVNHQQLNGFGLAGLAKSITDMQKLLQQFKIEQSGFVFIADKNGLIQLHKDAAKVAKVNIDSIYSANIHHKLLDENGFALEEVNINGQATLIAATPIKNTDLFVLAQVPKSEVFASVNTLEWQIFTFTIMTALIASVISYLLARSLASPLSKMAELFSRLGRGDANLAYRLPTSPQPELNNLTSGFNQFIEKIETAIVQVADESHGIRQSSDHVFAQAKQNSLALDKQKEQTISVAAAINEMGATVQEIAQSAANAAKLTNDSRDNTKQSHQQVLQSQTTISALASDIDGITEQVALLSKKTIDIASIVDSIRGISEQTNLLALNAAIESARAGEHGRGFAVVADEVRALANRTSQSTTEIQSMIEELTQISDDVVNDISQSKGKAQQSVSAMQSSVELLNTITETANEINDMATLIATATEQQSSVVNDVGRSIEQISEISDKSMSEQINTEQAIRDLATSAQTLDALVATFNQQR from the coding sequence ATGACGATACAAAATCTCTCTATTACTCAAAAAATAACAGCGCTTGGAAGCATTATTGCTATTTGTGTTGCTGTATTAATTGGTTTGACGTCTTTGCATAACTCAAAGAATATTATTGAGCAACGCATGATCGAATCAGAACTGCCAAGTAAGCTGCAAACAATCAGTAATCATATTGGTGGGGAGATCAATGAACTTTTAGGCGCAGCACAGCAGCTTTCTGCCAATACCTTTATTTTAGATTGGGCAAACTCTGGCAACACCAACGATGCGTTGTTACTAAAAGAACTCAATCGTTTGGTTGAGCAATATGACCTTGCCACCGCTTCGTGGGCTAATAAAAACACCGCGCAATATTGGAACCAAGATGGCTTTTTACGTGTTTTAAAAAATGATGCTGCAGATGGTTGGTTTTTTGCTTTTACTCAATCTAAACAACCTTATTCAATCAGTATTTATCAGGAATCTGCAAACGATGTAAAAATGTTTGTTAATCATCAGCAGCTTAATGGATTCGGCTTAGCGGGATTAGCAAAAAGCATTACTGATATGCAAAAACTGCTACAGCAGTTTAAAATTGAACAGTCAGGGTTTGTATTTATTGCCGATAAAAATGGCTTAATTCAGCTACATAAAGATGCAGCTAAAGTCGCTAAGGTTAATATAGATAGTATTTACAGTGCTAATATTCATCACAAATTACTTGATGAAAACGGTTTTGCTTTAGAAGAAGTAAATATTAACGGACAAGCCACGCTGATTGCTGCCACACCAATTAAAAACACCGACTTATTTGTGTTAGCTCAAGTACCAAAAAGTGAAGTATTCGCAAGTGTAAACACCCTAGAGTGGCAAATATTCACATTCACTATCATGACAGCACTTATCGCAAGTGTGATCAGTTACTTGTTAGCTCGCTCTTTAGCCTCACCGTTATCAAAAATGGCAGAGTTGTTTTCTCGTTTAGGTCGAGGTGATGCTAATTTAGCGTATCGTCTACCCACATCACCTCAACCTGAACTCAATAATTTGACGTCGGGCTTTAATCAGTTTATTGAAAAGATAGAAACCGCCATTGTGCAAGTAGCTGATGAAAGCCATGGTATTCGTCAAAGCTCTGATCATGTCTTTGCACAAGCAAAACAAAACTCGTTAGCGCTGGATAAACAAAAAGAGCAAACTATTTCGGTTGCTGCAGCGATTAATGAAATGGGCGCTACCGTGCAAGAAATAGCACAAAGTGCAGCGAATGCAGCTAAGTTAACTAACGATAGCCGCGATAATACCAAACAAAGCCATCAACAAGTACTACAAAGCCAAACGACAATATCAGCTCTTGCCAGCGATATTGATGGTATTACTGAGCAAGTTGCACTGCTTTCTAAAAAGACCATAGATATTGCCAGTATTGTAGATTCAATTAGAGGGATTTCAGAGCAGACCAACTTACTTGCACTTAATGCAGCCATTGAATCTGCACGTGCAGGTGAGCATGGTCGTGGTTTTGCAGTCGTTGCAGATGAAGTAAGAGCTCTGGCGAATCGTACGTCGCAATCAACCACTGAAATTCAATCAATGATTGAAGAGCTTACTCAAATTTCAGATGATGTTGTAAATGATATCAGCCAATCGAAAGGTAAAGCCCAACAAAGCGTCAGCGCAATGCAAAGCTCGGTTGAGTTGCTTAATACGATTACTGAAACAGCGAATGAAATTAACGACATGGCAACTCTAATTGCCACAGCCACCGAGCAGCAAAGTAGCGTTGTAAATGATGTCGGTCGAAGTATTGAGCAAATTAGTGAGATCAGTGATAAATCAATGAGTGAACAAATCAACACCGAACAAGCAATTCGCGATTTAGCCACCAGTGCACAAACACTTGATGCGCTAGTAGCCACGTTTAATCAGCAGCGTTAA
- a CDS encoding tetratricopeptide repeat protein, with protein MSTVQAKHYLLAACLLSLSACSTTDNANLSTPPPIITPPMQLKQQLVESEQQIFQLDQSLKQQLSAYVQTNKSADEIAYSLLSFLLSNGDNSLSYQSTGTQTASQSYQNLNANCLSLSILAYSLAEHLGLKARFQKVHIPEYWALNRGFNLLTGHINIAIDNKTKFKDSSLVYQRNKRLIIDFDPNSRQARFATSSLSKKRVTAMFYNNKGGEALINRQFDLAYSYFKAAINTDSSFSASWGNLGVLFKQLDDLQQAEKMYHFAIALNANDNTAQGNLALLYKLTDRVAEGEKLLAKLDKKRQTNPYYHISLGNSDYVSGDYTNAISHYKKANAMSPTLHESHFGLARSYFKLSNITKAEFHLRKARKKADFIHHKQRYDNKLIALKSLTAKANHY; from the coding sequence ATGAGTACTGTTCAAGCTAAACATTATTTACTGGCTGCTTGTTTGCTGAGTTTAAGTGCGTGTAGCACTACAGATAACGCCAATTTAAGCACGCCCCCCCCTATTATTACTCCCCCAATGCAACTTAAACAGCAGCTTGTAGAGTCTGAACAGCAAATATTTCAACTCGATCAGAGCCTTAAACAACAATTAAGTGCTTACGTACAAACAAATAAATCGGCTGATGAAATTGCCTATAGTCTACTCAGTTTTTTACTCTCAAATGGTGATAACTCACTATCTTATCAATCAACTGGCACACAAACGGCGTCTCAAAGCTATCAAAATTTAAATGCTAACTGTCTTTCCCTCTCAATTTTAGCGTATAGCTTAGCCGAACATTTAGGCCTGAAGGCTCGCTTTCAGAAAGTACATATTCCTGAGTACTGGGCGTTAAATCGAGGGTTTAATTTACTCACTGGGCACATAAACATTGCTATAGACAATAAGACTAAATTCAAAGACAGCTCACTTGTTTATCAGCGTAATAAGCGTTTAATCATTGATTTTGATCCTAATAGCCGACAAGCTCGTTTTGCAACTTCATCGCTGTCGAAAAAACGAGTGACCGCCATGTTTTATAATAACAAAGGCGGCGAGGCACTGATTAATAGGCAGTTTGATTTAGCTTATAGTTATTTTAAAGCAGCTATCAATACCGACTCTTCATTTAGTGCAAGCTGGGGGAATTTAGGAGTACTCTTTAAACAATTAGATGACCTCCAACAAGCTGAGAAAATGTATCATTTTGCCATTGCCTTAAACGCCAATGATAATACTGCGCAAGGTAATTTAGCATTATTATATAAACTCACAGATAGAGTAGCCGAAGGCGAAAAGCTATTGGCAAAACTTGACAAAAAGCGCCAAACTAACCCTTATTATCATATATCGCTTGGTAACAGTGACTATGTAAGTGGTGACTATACAAATGCGATTAGTCATTATAAAAAAGCTAACGCTATGTCGCCAACATTACATGAAAGTCACTTTGGGTTGGCGCGCAGTTACTTTAAATTAAGTAATATAACTAAAGCGGAGTTTCATCTACGTAAAGCTAGAAAAAAAGCAGACTTCATTCATCACAAACAGCGCTATGACAATAAGCTCATTGCATTAAAATCACTTACTGCGAAGGCGAATCATTATTAA
- a CDS encoding M28 family peptidase: MTDLTILTSPELAGRKTNSHAALLTREYLKTRFKGHQLTVSEQPFTYSSGLFFNAQGVNIIATNTVKDLPVIVITAHYDHLGLQAGKLHPGANDNASGVAALLYLSNALTVSSSYRFMFVATDAEENGLHGSEHFAKTMRQLPIVLNINLDMLAVKKSHKRLYALTSRALKTQLNPLLTQINGDKIKLKPVYSSRKMSRLTNTKQIDWHRASDHYSFAKQKIPYVYFSMGADNFHHSTKDTLENINTPLYQEAVLLIEAFINQLLTSPVVLRPPLKAAT, translated from the coding sequence TTGACTGATTTAACTATACTAACCAGCCCAGAATTAGCTGGTAGAAAAACGAATAGCCATGCAGCATTACTCACTAGGGAGTATTTAAAAACACGCTTCAAAGGGCATCAACTCACAGTAAGTGAACAACCTTTTACTTATTCCTCAGGGCTGTTTTTTAACGCACAAGGCGTTAATATTATTGCCACTAATACTGTAAAAGATTTACCCGTTATTGTTATTACTGCGCATTATGATCATTTAGGTCTACAAGCAGGAAAATTACACCCAGGTGCTAACGATAATGCCTCGGGTGTTGCTGCATTACTTTATTTATCGAATGCGCTAACGGTTTCTTCTTCATATCGCTTTATGTTTGTTGCAACAGACGCTGAAGAAAATGGTTTACACGGCAGTGAGCACTTTGCCAAAACAATGCGCCAACTCCCAATTGTTTTAAATATTAACTTAGATATGTTGGCAGTTAAAAAGTCACATAAGCGGTTATACGCACTAACAAGTCGCGCATTAAAAACCCAGCTTAACCCTTTACTTACTCAGATTAACGGTGACAAGATCAAATTAAAGCCTGTTTATTCATCACGAAAAATGAGCCGACTCACCAACACTAAACAAATCGACTGGCACAGAGCCAGCGACCATTATTCATTCGCTAAACAAAAAATCCCGTATGTGTACTTTTCTATGGGGGCAGATAACTTCCATCATAGTACTAAAGATACGCTCGAAAATATAAATACTCCCCTCTATCAAGAAGCCGTATTGCTAATTGAGGCATTTATTAATCAGCTTTTGACAAGCCCTGTGGTATTAAGGCCCCCTTTAAAAGCAGCAACATAA
- a CDS encoding GIY-YIG nuclease family protein, which yields MTISNQKSLNNELSNSKNKPATWSLYIVQTRFGHWYTGITVDVARRIATHQAGKGAKNLKGKGPLVLIHQQQVGTKSDASKLEYAIKKLPRAKKEAYVAAFKGGLNTTGLVKS from the coding sequence TTGACCATTAGTAATCAAAAAAGTTTAAACAATGAGTTGAGCAATAGTAAAAATAAACCGGCGACTTGGTCACTTTATATTGTGCAAACACGGTTTGGTCATTGGTATACCGGCATTACGGTTGATGTAGCCCGACGTATCGCTACTCACCAAGCAGGTAAAGGGGCAAAAAACCTCAAAGGTAAAGGGCCGCTGGTGCTCATTCATCAACAACAAGTAGGTACTAAAAGCGACGCGAGCAAATTAGAGTATGCGATTAAAAAACTTCCACGAGCAAAAAAAGAGGCTTATGTTGCTGCTTTTAAAGGGGGCCTTAATACCACAGGGCTTGTCAAAAGCTGA
- a CDS encoding outer membrane protein assembly factor BamE, giving the protein MQSLKTLSLWLIVALTLSSAAGCSSWVYRINIPQGNFLEQSDVDKLRVNMTREQVLYVLGRPIAEDAFDKNTWRYVYSFNKGRANEQYKSLVLNFENEKLVTVSGDYEQPENFTTPLEQ; this is encoded by the coding sequence ATGCAGTCGTTAAAAACTTTGTCTCTTTGGCTTATCGTCGCTTTAACGCTTAGTTCAGCCGCAGGTTGTTCTAGCTGGGTATACAGAATCAACATCCCTCAGGGTAACTTTTTAGAACAATCAGACGTTGATAAGCTTCGCGTTAATATGACTCGCGAACAAGTACTATACGTACTAGGCAGACCCATTGCCGAAGACGCCTTCGATAAAAATACTTGGCGTTATGTATACAGCTTTAATAAAGGACGTGCTAATGAACAATATAAATCATTAGTATTAAACTTTGAAAATGAGAAGCTAGTTACGGTATCGGGCGACTATGAGCAACCAGAAAACTTTACAACACCTTTAGAGCAATAA
- a CDS encoding RnfH family protein, producing the protein MINIEVVFALPTKATTLNIEVLQGTTAEQAVIQSGIIKKCPEIDATDLTLGVWNRTVKLNHELKDGDRIEIYRPLIADPKDARRKRAEKAKEEGRANKVTGGRPLDR; encoded by the coding sequence ATGATAAATATTGAAGTTGTGTTCGCGTTACCCACTAAGGCAACCACGTTAAATATAGAAGTGCTGCAAGGTACAACGGCTGAGCAAGCAGTAATACAGTCAGGGATTATTAAAAAGTGCCCTGAGATTGATGCAACCGATTTAACTTTAGGCGTATGGAACAGAACGGTAAAGCTTAATCATGAGCTTAAAGATGGCGACAGAATTGAAATTTACCGCCCATTAATTGCCGATCCTAAAGATGCTCGCAGAAAACGTGCTGAAAAAGCCAAAGAAGAGGGCCGTGCTAATAAAGTCACTGGTGGCCGGCCGTTAGATCGTTAG
- a CDS encoding type II toxin-antitoxin system RatA family toxin, translated as MPQIEKSALVMYSTKEMFDLVNDVEAYSQFLPNCSDSKIIKQHDNNMTASLEISKAGIKKWFTTENTLIDEQTVMLRLVDGPFKTLQGRWHFQQLDAQACKVNLQLEFEFSSKLIELAFGKIFNDVAKNMVSAFTQRAKTVYGERA; from the coding sequence ATGCCACAAATAGAAAAAAGCGCGCTGGTTATGTACAGCACTAAAGAGATGTTTGATCTAGTCAATGATGTAGAAGCCTATTCACAGTTTTTACCTAATTGTTCAGACTCAAAAATTATTAAGCAGCATGATAATAACATGACCGCTAGTTTAGAAATATCCAAAGCCGGTATAAAAAAATGGTTTACCACTGAAAATACGCTAATTGATGAGCAAACAGTGATGCTTCGCTTGGTTGATGGCCCTTTTAAAACCCTACAAGGTCGCTGGCACTTTCAGCAATTAGATGCGCAGGCGTGTAAGGTTAATTTACAGTTAGAGTTCGAGTTTTCAAGTAAGCTAATAGAGCTAGCGTTTGGTAAAATTTTTAATGATGTGGCTAAAAACATGGTGAGTGCATTTACTCAACGTGCAAAAACCGTGTACGGAGAACGTGCATGA
- the smpB gene encoding SsrA-binding protein SmpB, with amino-acid sequence MAKKNSSKSTSNTIALNKKARHEYFLHDKFEAGVELQGWEVKSIRAGKVNISETYIHLKNGEAFLLGSTIQPLNSASTHVICDPLRYRKLLLSRRELDRLVGATERDGYSLVATAMYWKKCWVKLEFHLAKGKKMHDKREDGKNKDWSREKERLMKHKV; translated from the coding sequence ATGGCTAAGAAAAATTCATCAAAATCGACAAGTAATACCATCGCGCTAAACAAAAAAGCGCGACACGAGTATTTTTTACACGACAAGTTTGAAGCAGGTGTTGAACTCCAAGGCTGGGAAGTAAAAAGTATCCGAGCAGGTAAGGTAAATATCTCTGAAACTTACATTCATCTTAAAAACGGTGAAGCATTTTTATTAGGTAGTACCATTCAGCCTTTAAATAGTGCATCAACACATGTTATTTGTGACCCGCTACGTTACCGTAAATTACTACTAAGCAGGCGTGAACTTGACCGCTTAGTTGGTGCAACTGAACGTGATGGTTATTCATTAGTTGCCACCGCTATGTATTGGAAAAAATGCTGGGTGAAGCTTGAATTCCATTTAGCTAAAGGTAAGAAAATGCATGACAAACGTGAAGATGGTAAAAATAAAGATTGGTCCCGTGAAAAAGAACGTTTAATGAAACACAAAGTTTAA
- a CDS encoding TonB-dependent receptor: MKQSIAFTPSLIIGATIALSAGFSTTTYAAQQTAEKVERIQVTGSRIKRSDIEGPSPVQSINKEDIENMGYDNLQQLLERMPVAGNGTFSTRGNNQDSTANGSAAVSLRGLGADATLVLINGRRVAISAFAEGITNSFVDINSIPVSAIERIDILKDGASAIYGSDAVAGVVNVILKKDIDGIEVNLGYGGTDGPNYEETTASIVWGTTSAKSSASVIIDYFKNTSLSSDEMGRLGTANQSPYGGQDFRSSRGFPGYFYVDGVKTIDPSCPAENATSSGSCLFDYGPFGYIAPASERVGAISQFEYRFDNGITGFLEMAVQHNSSVAAGAPTPLDEDAGLTVPGNHPNNPFGQDIEIGRYRTVDAGARQWDIESDTLRFVAGLKGEINDWSWETAVQKGRSKSLQTGDRSQGWVRTDFLQQEIDAGNYNPFGGTYNDPAVVDRITTSLVRQGESHMTSFDANISGEAFNFGDDVVMMAAGIEYREEDVTDTPDDQFQRGLIFGTESVSAAAERDQYAAYVEFSIPLAENLELQLAGRYDDYSDFGTTTNPKVALRWAPSDEITVRGSWAQGFRAPSLAQVGLGPSQESQFFIDNYRCDATGKDCDPLDYNIEFAGNPDLEAEESESWNVGFIWAPTTDFGLSIDVWSITQDNKIDEQEFGPIYNSECNNQNSTVCVRLPPSGTDSLGTIQKIFSTFENVSSQEVSGVDISANYNHSLDELGLLKFNLEWAYQDKFEKDGRDYTGEYGYPEHRWIFSTNWEIGQFNTNMNISYVGEFEDTPDIDFDGNLDFDSNTSRTVDSQVLVDLQTSYRITESAKVSLGVNNLFDEEPPFAIGDGDSDLYGYASGVHNPRGRYIYTKVSFSF, encoded by the coding sequence ATGAAGCAATCAATTGCATTTACACCGAGCTTAATCATCGGTGCTACTATCGCATTGTCAGCAGGTTTTAGTACAACAACTTACGCTGCACAGCAGACTGCAGAAAAAGTAGAACGTATTCAAGTAACAGGCTCTCGTATCAAACGTTCCGATATCGAAGGCCCATCGCCAGTACAATCCATTAATAAAGAAGACATCGAAAACATGGGTTATGACAACCTACAACAGCTTCTTGAAAGAATGCCTGTTGCAGGTAATGGTACTTTTTCAACCCGTGGCAATAACCAAGACTCAACCGCTAATGGTTCAGCCGCCGTCAGCCTTCGTGGTTTAGGGGCTGATGCTACGTTGGTACTTATTAATGGTCGTCGTGTTGCTATAAGCGCATTTGCTGAAGGGATCACCAACTCATTTGTTGACATAAACAGCATTCCTGTTTCAGCAATTGAACGTATTGATATTTTAAAAGATGGCGCATCAGCAATCTATGGCTCTGATGCTGTAGCAGGTGTTGTAAACGTTATCTTGAAAAAAGACATCGACGGGATTGAAGTTAATTTAGGTTACGGCGGCACAGATGGCCCTAACTATGAAGAAACCACGGCTAGCATTGTTTGGGGTACAACGAGTGCAAAAAGTAGTGCGTCCGTTATTATTGATTACTTTAAAAACACGTCTTTATCATCAGACGAAATGGGCCGTTTAGGTACTGCTAATCAATCTCCTTATGGCGGCCAAGACTTTCGTTCATCACGTGGCTTCCCGGGCTACTTTTACGTAGATGGCGTTAAAACAATCGATCCTTCGTGTCCTGCTGAAAATGCAACATCAAGTGGTAGTTGCTTATTTGACTATGGTCCATTCGGCTATATTGCCCCTGCATCAGAACGTGTAGGCGCAATTTCACAATTTGAATACCGCTTCGACAATGGCATCACCGGCTTTTTAGAAATGGCTGTACAGCATAACAGCTCAGTTGCAGCTGGCGCACCAACGCCACTTGATGAAGATGCGGGTTTAACCGTACCAGGGAATCATCCAAATAACCCATTTGGTCAAGATATAGAAATTGGTCGTTACAGAACAGTGGATGCAGGCGCGCGTCAATGGGATATCGAATCAGACACATTACGTTTTGTTGCTGGTTTAAAAGGTGAAATTAACGACTGGAGCTGGGAAACAGCGGTACAAAAAGGGCGTAGCAAGTCATTACAAACAGGGGATCGTTCACAAGGTTGGGTTCGCACCGACTTTTTACAACAAGAGATTGACGCAGGTAACTACAACCCATTTGGCGGCACTTACAACGATCCGGCTGTTGTTGACAGAATCACAACGAGCTTGGTTCGCCAAGGTGAGTCTCATATGACGTCGTTCGATGCTAACATTTCAGGTGAAGCATTTAACTTTGGTGATGATGTTGTCATGATGGCGGCCGGTATTGAATACCGCGAAGAAGACGTAACTGATACGCCAGATGATCAATTTCAACGTGGGTTAATCTTTGGTACCGAGTCAGTTTCAGCTGCCGCAGAGCGCGACCAATACGCTGCCTATGTAGAGTTTTCAATTCCACTTGCGGAAAACTTAGAGCTACAACTTGCGGGCCGTTATGATGATTACAGTGACTTTGGCACTACGACAAACCCTAAAGTCGCTTTACGCTGGGCACCTAGTGATGAAATCACGGTTCGCGGTTCTTGGGCGCAAGGCTTTAGAGCACCTTCACTTGCACAAGTAGGTTTAGGGCCATCTCAAGAGAGTCAGTTCTTTATTGATAATTACCGCTGTGATGCAACAGGTAAAGATTGTGACCCGCTAGATTACAACATTGAATTTGCCGGTAACCCAGATTTAGAAGCTGAAGAATCTGAATCTTGGAATGTCGGCTTCATTTGGGCACCCACAACTGACTTTGGTTTAAGTATTGATGTGTGGAGTATCACCCAAGATAATAAAATTGATGAGCAAGAGTTTGGTCCAATTTACAACTCAGAGTGTAATAACCAAAATAGTACGGTATGTGTACGCTTACCACCATCAGGTACTGACAGCCTAGGAACTATTCAAAAGATATTCAGTACTTTTGAAAATGTATCATCACAAGAAGTTTCTGGCGTTGATATTTCAGCAAACTACAATCATTCACTGGATGAGTTAGGCTTACTAAAATTCAATTTAGAATGGGCTTACCAAGATAAATTTGAAAAAGACGGCCGCGATTACACTGGTGAATATGGCTACCCAGAGCACCGTTGGATTTTCTCAACAAACTGGGAAATTGGCCAATTCAACACGAATATGAACATTAGTTATGTGGGTGAGTTTGAAGATACGCCAGATATCGATTTCGATGGCAACTTAGACTTCGATAGTAATACATCGCGCACTGTTGATTCTCAAGTATTGGTTGATTTACAAACATCATACCGTATTACTGAGTCTGCAAAAGTATCGCTAGGTGTAAATAACTTATTTGATGAAGAGCCACCATTTGCAATTGGTGACGGTGATTCAGATCTGTATGGTTACGCATCGGGTGTACACAACCCTCGAGGTCGTTACATTTACACTAAAGTGAGCTTTTCGTTTTAA
- a CDS encoding peroxiredoxin — MGVLVGRQAPDFTAAAVLGNGEIVDSYNLHEKIKGKKAVIFFYPLDFTFVCPSELIAFDKRYAEFQKRGVEVIGVSIDSQFSHNAWRNTAVADGGIGKVQYALVADVKHEICKAYDVEHPEAGVAFRGSFLIDEEGNVRHQVVNDLPLGRNIDEMIRMVDALAFHSEHGEVCPAGWTEGKKGMDASPEGVAKFLSENEGEL, encoded by the coding sequence ATGGGTGTATTAGTAGGCCGCCAGGCACCAGACTTTACCGCTGCAGCTGTTCTAGGTAACGGTGAGATTGTAGATAGCTATAACCTTCACGAAAAAATCAAAGGTAAAAAAGCAGTAATCTTTTTCTACCCACTAGATTTCACTTTTGTATGTCCTTCTGAGCTTATTGCTTTTGATAAGCGTTATGCAGAATTCCAAAAACGTGGTGTAGAAGTAATTGGTGTTTCAATCGATTCACAGTTCTCACACAACGCATGGCGTAACACCGCAGTAGCAGACGGCGGTATTGGTAAAGTTCAATACGCACTAGTTGCAGACGTTAAACACGAGATCTGTAAAGCATACGACGTTGAGCACCCAGAAGCGGGCGTTGCATTTCGTGGTTCTTTCTTAATCGACGAAGAAGGTAACGTACGTCACCAAGTAGTTAACGATTTACCACTTGGTCGTAACATCGACGAAATGATCCGCATGGTTGATGCATTAGCATTCCACAGCGAGCATGGCGAAGTATGTCCTGCTGGTTGGACTGAAGGTAAAAAAGGAATGGATGCAAGCCCTGAAGGCGTAGCTAAATTCTTATCTGAAAACGAAGGCGAGCTATAA